The following coding sequences are from one Eucalyptus grandis isolate ANBG69807.140 chromosome 11, ASM1654582v1, whole genome shotgun sequence window:
- the LOC104424457 gene encoding hevamine-A, with product MPSPPPSKPSLSLLLLLFSSSLIRASHGGGIAIYWGQNGNEGTLASTCATGKYAYVNLAFLYKFGGGQTPQINLAGHCDPTSGGCTSTSNGIRSCQNQGIKVMLSLGGGVGSYSLASQADARNVANYLWNNFLGGTSSSRPLGDAVLDGIDFDIELGSTKYWDDLARYLSDYSKQGKKVYLTAAPQCPYPDSHMGAALNTGLFDYVWVQFYNNPPCQYSSGDISKLTSSWSKWVASINAGKMFVGLPASTEAAGSGYVPPNVLTSQILPVIKKSAKYGGIMLWSKYYDDKNGYSDSVKSSV from the coding sequence ATGCCAAGCCCACCTCCATCCAAACcgtccctctccctcctcttacTTCTCTTCAGCTCGTCACTCATCCGAGCCTCTCATGGCGGCGGGATTGCCATTTACTGGGGCCAAAACGGCAACGAAGGTACCCTCGCCAGTACATGTGCCACCGGCAAATACGCCTACGTAAACCTCGCATTCCTCTATAAGTTTGGCGGTGGCCAGACCCCGCAAATCAACCTCGCAGGCCACTGTGACCCCACCTCGGGTGGCTGCACTAGTACAAGCAATGGTATTCGGAGCTGCCAGAATCAGGGCATCAAGGTGATGCTCTCCCTAGGCGGCGGTGTTGGGAGCTACTCGTTGGCATCTCAGGCCGATGCGAGGAACGTAGCGAATTATCTGTGGAACAATTTCTTGGGCGGCACATCAAGTTCTCGTCCGCTAGGAGATGCAGTCTTGGACGGTATCGACTTCGATATCGAACTTGGGTCTACCAAGTATTGGGATGATCTTGCCCGTTATTTATCAGACTATAGCAAGCAAGGGAAAAAGGTGTACCTAACGGCAGCTCCTCAGTGCCCATATCCCGATAGTCATATGGGGGCTGCGCTTAACACCGGTCTTTTCGACTACGTCTGGGTACAGTTTTACAATAACCCTCCATGTCAATACAGCTCCGGCGATATTAGCAAGCTCACAAGTTCTTGGAGCAAATGGGTTGCTTCCATAAACGCCGGGAAGATGTTTGTGGGCCTGCCGGCGTCCACGGAAGCAGCAGGAAGTGGGTATGTTCCACCAAACGTCTTGACTTCTCAGATACTTCCTGTCATAAAGAAGTCAGCGAAATACGGAGGCATAATGCTGTGGTCAAAGTACTATGATGATAAGAATGGTTACAGCGACTCCGTTAAGAGTAGTGTATGA
- the LOC120289573 gene encoding protein CURVATURE THYLAKOID 1A, chloroplastic-like: protein MRLSGKTDQRIFALNSIASKMMDLISSFRCFDHPPPSLSLIEDSNRFKSVQIRASSEEKPTPVEVGEMFADLKEKLRWDAIEDKSTVFLYGGGAIVAVWLSSMVVEAINSVPLLPKVMELVGLGYTGWFVYRYLRVKSSRKELASDIETLKKKIAGSE, encoded by the exons ATGAGGCTATCTGGCAAGACAGATCAACGTATCTTTGCTTTGAATTCCATTGCTTCGAAGATGATGGATCTGATAAGTAGTTTTCGCTGCTTTGACCATCCTCCACCATC TCTCTCTCTAATTGAAGATTCCAACAGGTTCAAGTCTGTCCAGATCAGAGCTTCTTCTGAAGAGAAACCTACTCCTGTTGAAGTTGGAGAGATGTTTGCTGACTTGAAGGAGAAGCTTAGG TGGGATGCTATTGAAGACAAATCCACAGTCTTCCTATATGGTGGTGGAGCAATAGTTGCCGTTTGGCTGTCATCCATGGTAGTTGAGGCTATCAACTCGGTCCCTTTG CTGCCAAAGGTCATGGAGTTGGTAGGTCTTGGATACACAGGATGGTTTGTCTACAGATACTTGCGCGTTAAG TCAAGCAGAAAGGAATTGGCCAGTGACATTGAAACgctgaagaaaaagattgcTGGAAGTGAATAA